The Chloracidobacterium sp. genome contains the following window.
TCCAACGGCACTAAATCCTCGCCTGACACGCAAACGACTTCGTCGGGCAAACCTGCCAAACTCGATAGTTACGCGATCAAAGGCATCAAGTTTGCGTATTATAAGATCCCCTCAGGCCTCAAAAAAGAAGAGTTGATAGAGGTGGCGCAAAAAATTCATGATCAGGACTCCGACGCTCAACTTGTCCTGGTCGATGACGACACCGAACTCGCCGATTACATCAAGTACGCCAAGGCGATCAGCGGCATAGGCGAGATCGAAAAACCGATGCCCGTGGAGTGGGCGGACAAGCATATTATTGCCAACGTTCAGAAATATATGAGCGGTAAATTTGTTCTGTGTGAAGGATACGGCTCGTCGGAGATCGCGGACTTAAAGTAACGTCGAATAGTAACGTGATCGTCCGGGAGTTATCTGAAAGGTGAAAGTCAGAGTAACTTGACGACCACTTGACCGCGGATGACAACCTTTCGCTGTCGAGCCAAATTGCATGGATCGCTACCCGTCTTAGAAAACGATCATTTACGCATCTCGGCGATCATTTCGGCGATCGTCTGCTTGAGATGATCGGTAACGACAGCATACGCATCTTCGCCGGCCACGGCTTTCGCGGCGATCACTTCGCGGGCGATGATCGGCTTACCGACAGTTATCTTGACCTTTGCCGGACGGATCCGCCAGGAATTGCGAGGCCATACCTTGTACATCCCATCTATTGCTATCGGGATGATCGGCAGATCGAGTTCGGTCGATAGAATGGCGGCACCCTTCTTAAATCCGTGAAGTTGGCCATCGAAGGCTCGTTCGCCCTCGGGGTAGATATTTAGCACCTTACCGTGCTTGAGGCCGATCGCTCCGGCCTTCATCGCGCGCATAAGCTCGGTATCGGGATTGACCGGAACGACATTGAGCATCGTCGCGATATAGCGCATAAACGAGTTAGCAAAAAACTCGCTCGCCCCGACGTGAAAACTATTTCGGAACAATGAGTACGGATAATTTGAGCAGAGCACAAATGGATCCAAAAAGCTCTGATGATTGGGGCAGATGAGAAACGGACGGTCGAGTTTGCGGAGTTCGTCTACGCCCTTGACCTCGAGCAGCATAAATACTCTGCAGAAAAGGTTAAAGCACTTGTAAACGACAAACGCGAATGCCCCAAATATCGGCTGATCCTTGAGGACGACCTGCACCTCTGGGAGATCGTTGTCAGTATCATTTATGATCTTATTCCAGTTCAGATCGACCGAGACGGCCTCCATCTCGGCACCGCCGTGTTTGTTAACGAGATCAATGACCTGACGGACCGTCAAAGCCCCCGCGGCTTCGTCACCCTCAAATTCGGTATTAAATGCTTGCTCAAGGGCGGCAAATGCCTCGGCCCGGGCAAGGCTGTCAAGCCCCAGATCGATCTCGAGGTTCATCGACGGATGCACGACGTCGGCATCCTTTGAGTTTTGGCGAATGGCACTTACAACAGCCTGTGCGGTCGAAGTGTCGCAAAGTGCAGTATCCTCGGCCGAAAACTCCCACGCCTTTGCCTCCTTTGCATCGGCGGAGATCACGCCGGACTCGATCTCTTGCTTGAGCAAAAATCGTTTGATCTTGCGTGTAGCGGTTCGCGGTAGCGGTTCGACGCGGATCACGTAGTCGCGGACGCGCTGATATTCGGGCAGGTCGCGGCCAAGCGAATCAAGTTCGTGCCGGATCGCTTCTTTCGAATTGGCGATCTTTGCTTGTTTGAGATAATCAAAATCGGGTACGACCACGGCCGCAAGCTTTTCCGCACCGGCACGCGCCTCGCTCTCGTCGGCGACGCCGATCACGGCGAGTTCCGCGACGAGCGGACATTTCAGGTAGTGAACCTCGAGATCCTCGGGATGCACGTTTTTGCCTGACGACAGGACAATGACGTCTTTACCACGTCCGACGATGTAAAGGTGACCGTCTTTGTCGAGTTTCCCGAGGTCGCCGGAACGAAACCAGCCATCTTCGGTAAATGCTTCGGCGTTCGCCTGCGGATTCTTATAGTATCCGGCAAAGACCATCGCTCCGCGGATCAAAACCTCGCCGACGCCGGTCGTATCCGGTTCGGCGATCTTGATCTCGATACCGTGCATCGGTTTTCCGACCGAACCGACGCGATTGTCGTCCTCATACGTGGCCGTCGCGGCACCGGAGGTCTCGGTCAGGCCGTAACCCTGCAGGATCGTAAACCCGAGCTTGTGAAAGTCCTTGGCGACGGCCTCGTCAAAGCGTGAGCCGGCAGAGATCGCGATCCGCAGATCACCGCCGAAAGACTCGTGCACCGCACCGAAAAACTTTCGGCCCAGATTGATGTTAAACGTGTCTCTGAGCCTGCCATTGGCGGCGAGCATCGCCCTGAAAAGCGTCTGGACCGTCTTTGGCTTAGCAGCGACGGCATCAAAGATCTTTTTGTGAAACAGATACCAAAGCCGCGGCACGGTCGTCAGTATCGTGGGCCTAAATGTCTTCATCGCCTCACTAAGTGCGGCGGGCGTAAGTTCCTTGAGATAGCCTACTTCGCAGCCATAGGTCGTCGCGATCCACATATTTACGATCTGTAAATAAGCGTGAAACAACGGCAGCAATGAGAGGATCTTTTCCTTGTCCGAGAGTTGCAGGACGCGATTGACACCCTCGAGTTCGGCGATGATATTGTCGTGCGACAGCGGGACGCCCTTCGGAGTGCCGGTCGTGCCGCTGGTGTACATCAGCAATGCAGTGTCGGACCCTCTTGCCTTGGGTACCTCGGCTGCGTAACTCTCCGGATATTTGGTGGCAGTCCAGTCATCAAAGTGCTGAAATCCAGTCGCACTTTCCTTCATCTCCCACACTACGGTAGGGATCTGGCGTCCGAGCCTTTCGCCGATCTGCGTAAATCGCTCTATCTGGTCGGGCGAGATAAATGCAACCTTTGCCTCAGAATTTTCGAGAAAATTGGTGATCGTCTCGATCTCGCCGTGCGGATCCATCGGGACGATGACCGCGCCGTGATAGACCGAACCGAGATAGGCGACAGCCCATTTCGGGTGATTTTCGCCGATCAGGGCGACACGATCGCCGAATTGGACATTCTCTTGCCCGAGCCGATATGCGACGGAGCGCATCTGATCGAGCAGTTCACCGTAGGTGTAGGTTGCATCCTCGGAGCCGACGATGCGCATCGCGGTTTTTTCCGGACGTGCCTCAAATGACTCGATCAGGCGTTCGCAAAAGGATTTAGACATAATGAGCTTGCGTTTTCGAATATCTTAGTCTGCCATTAATTTGAGTGCAAGCCGTCCGCCGTCGATCCCGCAACGGGCCCGCGTTAACCATTGAATTGTACATTTCGGGCTTGGCCGGTCTTTATCCGTTAATATCTGAATTTAAGTGTCGTACCGATAATGTCGATCGTGCCCGGATTTGAGAAATTATCGCCTTGTCGTAGGTAATAGATATCGACTGACGAGTGTTTATTGAGCACCTTGTTAAATCCGACGGTGAATCTATTTTTAGAAAATCGTCGGGACACTGAATCGTATAACGGTTCTTCGGTGGCATATATCGTAAGTCCGGCAACAATACTTTTCGGCAACGCCTTTTCTATTGTGATCGACGGGCGAAACCGAAAAATATTAACGCCCGGCCTCACACGATATTCGATCATGCTGCGGTGCGACAGACCGAATCGCTTGACCGGAAACTTGTAGACACCTCGCAGCCAATAGCGATACTCGGTACGGAACTTGCCGGCGGAATTGCGATATCGAATGAAGGTGACGGCGGGCGTGACGGCCAGTCGCGATGTCGCCTTGTACGTTATCCCGACGCCAAAGCGGCCTTCATTCACGCGGGAAATATTTCGATCAAGGTGTAATGTGCCAGCCGTGTACAGAGCAAACCTTTTGTTGAGGCTCACGGTGAACTGTATGTCATCCCACGATTGGAGATCATCGGTGTCTGCCGGCGGAGCGGTCTGAGCAACCGTGACACTGCGAAACAGTATGAGCACCGCTGCCAAGCCGATCGTAAGTAAAGATTGTTTCATATTCCGTGCATTCCAAATGTGAAACGCTCACAAATAGCGGGCTGCACTTTCAATAGCAGCGAGACTATTTATGTCCGCGTGGTACGCGGACGCGGATAGCGTTCGGGACGACCTCATAGACAGCAGGCAATTTGCCGGGAAGTTCGCCGTCGGTTTCGAGCCTGATCTCAGTATTATCATCAGCGGAGCGAACCGTGACCTTACGGGCGAGCGTGTCGTGGACCTCGCTCAGATCGAGATGTGTGCCGCGGTAGAGCGTGTAGGCGTTGATGAGTATCTTGGCGGTACTGATATCGCCGATATTTATCACATCCAGAAATCCGTCATTGATCTTGGCCTCCGGAGCGATCATCATCCCGCCGCCGAAGTAGCGCGAGTTGGCGATGCAGAAGTTGATCGTCTGTAGGCTGCGTTCCTCGCCGCCGTCCAGGCTTACGCGGATCGTCAGCGGATCGAGATTCATTACTTCCTGCAGTGTCGATGCCGCAAAATTTGCCTGCCCTCGCAGAGCCTCGATCGGCAGCCAATCAAAGACCTTTGCCGATTTGACCCGCTGGATGATCGATGCCGCCAGCCCGATCGACGAAACATTGAGGAAAAATCGGCTGATGGTCTTGCCATCGAAATCCGAAAACGTGACCTTTCCGGCGTCGATCCATTTTGTGTCGCCGGTACGCAGGGCGGCGGCGGCCTCACGATTTGAGTTGGGCAACCCGAGCGTTCGGCGAAAGTCACCGCCCGTGCCTGAGGGCATTACGCCGAGTTCGACGTCTTTGCCGGAGCGGAGGATGCCGTTGGCAACCTCATTGATGGTTCCGTCGCCGCCGCAGGCTATGATAAACGGGCGCCCGGCGATCGCCCCGCGTTCGGCAATGTCGATCGCATCGCGCTGGCATTTGGTAAAAGCAACGCTAAACGGCCCGAAATGCGCACGAATGTCCGCTGCGGTGCCCGACCAGTTTTGCTGCGTCGAACCGGCGGCGGATCTGGGGTTGACGATCACGAGTGGAAGGGAAGCGTCGCCACTGGGTCTTAAGGTTTTTTTTGCCACGGCTTTAATTGAGCCTCTATTTTGATATTCTGCCGGTAAAAAAGAAAGCGCCACGGGCCGCTTTCTCTTAATTGACGACATTTTATCCGGTCTCTTAACGCACCGTCGGCTTTGATGCCATAAAGGCCTCGATATCGGTGATCGTGCGCGGCAGTTCCTTGGTCATCCATTGGACGCCTGTCGGAGTGACCAGCATATCGTCCTCGATGCGGACGCCGATATTCTTGTATTTGTTGAACGCAGGCCGTACTTTCGCCAGAAACTCCCGATTTGCGGGTGTATCGGGCAGGTAATCGAGTGCGTCCGCACGAATGTAAATGCCCGGTTCATTCGTAAATACCATTCCGGCCTTTAGCGGAACACCGTTGCGGCCGACATCGTGGACGTTCATCCCGAGCCAATGGCCGAGGCCGTGCATATACCACATCGAGTATTGCGACGAGTCTTTGTCCGTGATCAGCCCGAGTTTGAAAAGCCCGTCGATGATCACTCGGTCGGCGATATCCGAAAGGGAACTCATCGTCACGCCGGGCTTGATCGCCGCGGCGACCGCCTCTTGAGCGTCGAAAACGATCTGATATATCTCGGCCTGCTCCTTTGTAAATTTGCCGTTTACAGGAAAGGTGCGCGTAACGTCGGCCGTGTAATGATCATATTCGGCACCGACGTCCATCAGTAGCAGCGACCCTTTGGTCACTGGGCCCTGTGACTCCTCATAATGGAGCGTCGTCGCATTTGGCCCGCAACCGACGATCGACGGATATCCCCAATAGTCTGCATTGCGTCGGCGAAACGTATATTCGACCTCAGCCTGAACCTCATATTCCATCGAAGCATCGCCCGCAGTCGCCCACGAACGCATATGTGCCTCGGTCGTTATATCGATCGCGTGCTGCAGCAGTTTGATCTCATACGGCGATTTTATTTGGCGAAGTTCAGCGAATATCGGTTGCGAATTTTCAACCTTGTACGCCGCAAGTGATCGCGAAAACTCATTTTCCTGGCGAAACTCGCGTTTGCCGTCACTGTCATAGTCGCCGTCCGGCAACAGAAGGTAAACGGTCGCGATCGTTTTGTCCGAATGTTCCTTGAGGCTCTGAAGGTAAGCCGAACGCTGACCGGCATCGACGATGTTGCGAATACCGGACAAACGCACAGCGTCGTCGTTCGAATACATCTTGCCGTTCCAGGTCTCAAACTGCGGATTCCGCTTTGGTAAATACACCGTCTCGGTGACCTTGCCGCCCGACTTTCGGATCACCAGCATTACATTGCCCTGTTTTAGTGCTGTGAGGTAATAGAGGTTGTTCTCTTGCCGCAAGACGTAATCGACGTCGTTGGTATATATTCGCGGTTCGGCACTGAACATCACCATAACACTGTTGTCCGTCATCTTTGCTGCGACCGCAGCTCGCCGTTTGGCGAGTTCGGTGTGGCGTTCGGCGTCCGTAAACGTCGGTGCCGGCGGTGCCGTTTTGATGATTCCGGTGTCGAACGCCCGTATCTCGGCAGCGTTGACCGCGAATATCGCAATTGCGATGAATATTACGAACCTTCTCATTTTTTTACCTCGATCGAAATGTCGCGTCGTGACGTGTTGCCAAAATAGTCTGATGCAAATACGCGTAATAAGTATGTTCCGTTCTCAAATGCTGCGGCGTCCAAAAACGACTCGCGGTAGCTCTCGCCGTCCACGATATTGGTGGCGATATAGCTGAATATCGTCTCGCCGGTCGCTCCGGAATGACTGCCGTCGGCGTAAACGTATCGCAGCGATTCGCTCGTCGGCAGACGATCAAATTTGATCTCGCCCAATGGAGCGGTCGAAACCGTCGAGTCACCCGCCCAGATCTCATATCCGGCACGATAGACGCCCAAACGGCGGCGGTCGGCATTACCGTCCACCTGATCATATGCCCTGATCACGATCCGCATCTTGCCGGTCACCGTAATACGCGATCTTTCGGTAACGGTTTCGACTAAATTCCAGTCTTGGTCGTAGATGGTCACTTTTTCGATGACCGGCGGCCGTGAATCCGTAATGCCCGGCAACTTGAGAGCGTCGAGGGCGTTCATTTCTGAACCGCTCCGTCCGGCGATCAAATGGACGTGATTCATAGGGTTAAGCGTGCCGATCGGCTCGCCGGCCTTAAACTTTGAGCCTCGCGGGACGCGAACGCCGACCGTCTTGCCGGTAGAGTCGCGTCGAAACTGAAACCGCTCATCGCCGAACGGTTCGCCCGAAGCGTTGCGGCCCAGACGAATGTGAATATAGCCAAGCGTCGGCATACGGATCAACTCACGCAGGGTGCCAAAGTTTTCGGCGGCCGTTGTTCGCAAGACTTTTTCATCACGGACGAATCGTGCCGTCTCGCCGTAGTTGCCGGCAATATCGAGGCCGTTGTGATACCAGACGTCTTTTGCCTCGGGCGTCATAAGGCCGCGGATCTCACCGAGTGTGCCGGCGATGTCGCGTTTTGCCGATGGTGGATCGTAGGGCCAGCGTGCCGGTTGTTCCTCGCGAAAAACCTCCGGCTTGTCACGCAGGCCGTCGATCTCGGCTTTGGAGATGACGTGTGACGACTTTTCGGTTGAGAAACGGCGTACGACGCGGTTTTCGCTGTCGGCAACGACGAGATCGCCGTTTGACGCAAACCCGAGCCCCGACGGACGGTTAAATCGTGCTTTCACAGCATTACCGTCCTTGAGGCCACGACCATCGGCGGAGATCGTCGTGACCAATGGCATTACCGACCCGCCAATGCGGCGGATGGCGTTGCCGTCGACGATGTAGATGATGCCGCCGCTATCTACGGCAACTGCCGTCGGTTGGACAAATGACGCTTGCGATAGCAAGCCATCGCTTAGATCGCCCTGACCGTTTCCGGCAAGTGTCCACGTGCGTCCGTC
Protein-coding sequences here:
- a CDS encoding diacylglycerol kinase family lipid kinase, which codes for MAKKTLRPSGDASLPLVIVNPRSAAGSTQQNWSGTAADIRAHFGPFSVAFTKCQRDAIDIAERGAIAGRPFIIACGGDGTINEVANGILRSGKDVELGVMPSGTGGDFRRTLGLPNSNREAAAALRTGDTKWIDAGKVTFSDFDGKTISRFFLNVSSIGLAASIIQRVKSAKVFDWLPIEALRGQANFAASTLQEVMNLDPLTIRVSLDGGEERSLQTINFCIANSRYFGGGMMIAPEAKINDGFLDVINIGDISTAKILINAYTLYRGTHLDLSEVHDTLARKVTVRSADDNTEIRLETDGELPGKLPAVYEVVPNAIRVRVPRGHK
- a CDS encoding AMP-binding protein, with translation MSKSFCERLIESFEARPEKTAMRIVGSEDATYTYGELLDQMRSVAYRLGQENVQFGDRVALIGENHPKWAVAYLGSVYHGAVIVPMDPHGEIETITNFLENSEAKVAFISPDQIERFTQIGERLGRQIPTVVWEMKESATGFQHFDDWTATKYPESYAAEVPKARGSDTALLMYTSGTTGTPKGVPLSHDNIIAELEGVNRVLQLSDKEKILSLLPLFHAYLQIVNMWIATTYGCEVGYLKELTPAALSEAMKTFRPTILTTVPRLWYLFHKKIFDAVAAKPKTVQTLFRAMLAANGRLRDTFNINLGRKFFGAVHESFGGDLRIAISAGSRFDEAVAKDFHKLGFTILQGYGLTETSGAATATYEDDNRVGSVGKPMHGIEIKIAEPDTTGVGEVLIRGAMVFAGYYKNPQANAEAFTEDGWFRSGDLGKLDKDGHLYIVGRGKDVIVLSSGKNVHPEDLEVHYLKCPLVAELAVIGVADESEARAGAEKLAAVVVPDFDYLKQAKIANSKEAIRHELDSLGRDLPEYQRVRDYVIRVEPLPRTATRKIKRFLLKQEIESGVISADAKEAKAWEFSAEDTALCDTSTAQAVVSAIRQNSKDADVVHPSMNLEIDLGLDSLARAEAFAALEQAFNTEFEGDEAAGALTVRQVIDLVNKHGGAEMEAVSVDLNWNKIINDTDNDLPEVQVVLKDQPIFGAFAFVVYKCFNLFCRVFMLLEVKGVDELRKLDRPFLICPNHQSFLDPFVLCSNYPYSLFRNSFHVGASEFFANSFMRYIATMLNVVPVNPDTELMRAMKAGAIGLKHGKVLNIYPEGERAFDGQLHGFKKGAAILSTELDLPIIPIAIDGMYKVWPRNSWRIRPAKVKITVGKPIIAREVIAAKAVAGEDAYAVVTDHLKQTIAEMIAEMRK
- a CDS encoding aminopeptidase P family protein produces the protein MRRFVIFIAIAIFAVNAAEIRAFDTGIIKTAPPAPTFTDAERHTELAKRRAAVAAKMTDNSVMVMFSAEPRIYTNDVDYVLRQENNLYYLTALKQGNVMLVIRKSGGKVTETVYLPKRNPQFETWNGKMYSNDDAVRLSGIRNIVDAGQRSAYLQSLKEHSDKTIATVYLLLPDGDYDSDGKREFRQENEFSRSLAAYKVENSQPIFAELRQIKSPYEIKLLQHAIDITTEAHMRSWATAGDASMEYEVQAEVEYTFRRRNADYWGYPSIVGCGPNATTLHYEESQGPVTKGSLLLMDVGAEYDHYTADVTRTFPVNGKFTKEQAEIYQIVFDAQEAVAAAIKPGVTMSSLSDIADRVIIDGLFKLGLITDKDSSQYSMWYMHGLGHWLGMNVHDVGRNGVPLKAGMVFTNEPGIYIRADALDYLPDTPANREFLAKVRPAFNKYKNIGVRIEDDMLVTPTGVQWMTKELPRTITDIEAFMASKPTVR
- a CDS encoding DUF2490 domain-containing protein, which encodes MKQSLLTIGLAAVLILFRSVTVAQTAPPADTDDLQSWDDIQFTVSLNKRFALYTAGTLHLDRNISRVNEGRFGVGITYKATSRLAVTPAVTFIRYRNSAGKFRTEYRYWLRGVYKFPVKRFGLSHRSMIEYRVRPGVNIFRFRPSITIEKALPKSIVAGLTIYATEEPLYDSVSRRFSKNRFTVGFNKVLNKHSSVDIYYLRQGDNFSNPGTIDIIGTTLKFRY